One stretch of Zingiber officinale cultivar Zhangliang chromosome 6B, Zo_v1.1, whole genome shotgun sequence DNA includes these proteins:
- the LOC121991118 gene encoding formin-1-like — MEIMRRGRVILQRRALPHSSSTSISGAFPTNPPPRPTRRGSSGVRPAPLACPTRPRTARPPRPATPVRPRAARPITPTPLQSVNPPSTTYIPGRGRGRRSGNVSYASPAFREASQAARRTLSTNGRLSQDAPSPSRRRARSPSDDSDSDDQPLAQRRRRRNSRPVSKSSPSSAPSPSPLVAVTSPPPPVTTPPPVFIQANVSPDPPTIPTEPSIATSSPPAQPPTQPSTSQQHQNTEVDPSRHSPPVTSPPEPSPMPPSVPSGSAVGPSSYAVGPSQPPPPAPLYYRTTAPSEAGLQSRRDVPTSSLTMKGRLATVWEESKRQMELLPPLAQMDRFSELYIKAYAESLTINQSFHAAHHQNKMLQDKVAKLELQLNDPVQASHALRAEIKDLTKKKNSLEVSLAQANHKLKGLQAEQSRVDVVHQESIDQQALEHQQAMDQLAQKLRAAEALAQEQDKKLKSQEAQLTSQTEELATTRNELAQARATAEGVSTALTLYKEGENDRCQQSRAMYLRSPEFCTQPG; from the exons ATGGAAATAATGAGGCGTGGTCGAGTTATCTTGCAGAGGAGAGCACTCCCCCACTCATCTTCGACTTCAATCAGTGGGGCTTTCCCGACCAATCCTCCACCCCGACCTACTCGACGAGGGTCTTCTGGTGTCCGACCTGCTCCCTTGGCTTGCCCTACTCGCCCGCGGACTGCGCGCCCACCCCGGCCGGCCACCCCTGTTCGTCCCCGGGCAGCCCGGCCTATTACCCCGACACCTCTTCAATCGGTTAATCCTCCTTCAACTACCTATATCCCTGGTCGGGGCCGTGGTAGAAGGTCAGGCAACGTTTCCTACGCAAGCCCTGCTTTCAGAGAAGCTTCTCAAGCAGCTCGCCGGACCCTCTCCACAAATGGCCGCCTGAGCCAGGATGCCCCTTCTCCCTCTAGACGCAGGGCTAGATCGCCTTCCGATGATTCTGACTCAGATGACCAGCCGCTGGCTCAGAGACGTCGACGCCGAAACTCTCGCCCTGTGTCCAAATCCAGCCCTTCTTCTGCCCCTTCTCCTTCACCTCTGGTGGCAGTCACCTCTCCTCCGCCTCCTGTCACAACCCCACCTCCTGTCTTCATCCAGGCAAATGTTTCACCTGATCCCCCCACCATTCCAACTGAGCCTTCCATTGCTACATCTTCGCCTCCAGCACAACCTCCTACTCAACCCTCTACATCACAGCAGCACCAGAATACTGAGGTCGACCCCTCGCGTCACTCTCCGCCAGTTACCTCACCTCCGGAGCCATCTCCTATGCCTCCATCAGTTCCCTCTGGGTCAGCTGTTGGGCCTTCTAGCTATGCCGTGGGGCCTTCACAACCGCCACCACCTGCCCCTCTTTATTATCGCACTACTGCTCCTTCAGAGGCTGGACTACAGTCAAGGCGTGATGTTCCTACCAGCTCTTTGACCATGAAGGGTCGCTTAGCCACTGTGTGGGAAGAGAGCAAGCGTCAGATGGAACTTTTGCCGCCCCTTGCTCAGATGGACAGATTTTCTGAGCTATACATCAAG GCCTATGCAGAATCCTTGACGATAAATCAATCCTTTCACGCAGCTCATCATCAAAATAAGATGCTGCAAGACAAGGTTGCTAAACTGGAACTGCAATTGAATGACCCTGTTCAGGCTAGCCATGCCCTGAGGGCCGAAATAAAAGATCTGACAAAAAAGAAGAACAGTCTGGAAGTATCCCTAGCGCAGGCCAACCATAAACTCAAGGGTCTCCAGGCAGAGCAAAGCCGAGTCGATGTGGTGCACCAGGAAAGTATAGATCAACAAGCTTTAGAGCATCAACAAGCTATGGACCAATTGGCTCAAAAGCTACGTGCTGCCGAGGCTCTAGCACAGGAGCAAGACAAGAAGTTGAAATCCCAGGAGGCCCAATTGACCTCCCAAACAGAAGAACTGGCCACCACCCGGAATGAACTGGCTCAGGCTCGGGCTACTGCAGAAGGAGTATCGACAGCTTTGACCCTTTATAAAGAAGGAGAGAACGACCGCTGTCAACAGAGCCGCGCTATGTACTTGCGTTCTCCAGAATTCTGCACCCAACCAGGTTAG
- the LOC121991119 gene encoding probable serine/threonine-protein kinase PBL21: MNDSDENTINPHSKIQLLNEKLAPSDGGERNKSVRKFTFRDLAAPTHNFRESNLIGEGGFGRVFKGRLDSDQIVAIKQLKQDGYQGSKITVTLEGPFSKRHFASCSQEKDSLEVNTIHLRKPFAAGICELTNQKMEYAKGLTYLHDVANPLVIYRDMKAANMLLDENFNPKLCGHYKKLAPEYEKLGSSFKKAKSVLIGKIVLDVNKDVLVEFYDPWYGVSGYPTLKFFPKENKAGEDYEAERELDDFVKFINVKCGTSRDANGQLTFQSVVVYDSYYLV; this comes from the exons atgaatgaCTCAGATGAAAATACAATAAATCCACACTCGAAGATACAACTTTTG AATGAGAAGCTGGCTCCATCCGACGGTGGCGAGAGGAACAAATCCGTGAGAAAATTCACCTTCAGAGATCTCGCCGCGCCCACTCACAACTTTAGGGAGTCGAATCTAATCGGAGAAGGCGGCTTCGGGAGAGTCTTCAAAGGGCGACTCGATTCAGACCAG ATTGTGGCCATCAAGCAGCTTAAGCAGGATGGTTATCAGGGGAGCAAGATCACTGTGACCTTAGAGGGCCCCTTCTCAAAGAG GCACTTTGCATCGTGTTCTCAAGAAAAAG atagtttagaGGTCAATACTATTCATCTTAGAAAGCCATTTGCTGCAGGGATT TGTGAACTGACCAATCAAAAAATGGAATATGCAAAGGGGCTCACGTACTTGCATGATGTTGCAAACCCTCTCGTAATTTACAGGGATATGAAGGCGGCAAACATGTTGTTGGATGAAAACTTCAACCCCAAGCT GTGTGGACACTACAAGAAGCTTGCCCCTGAATATGAAAAGCTTGGATCGAGCTTTAAAAAGGCTAAATCTGTTTTGATTGGGAAG ATTGTTCTTGATGTAAATAAAGATGTTCTTGTTGAATTCTATGATCCATG GTATGGAGTTAGTGGTTATCCTACCTTGAAGTTTTTTCCCAAGGAAAACAAAGCTGGTGAAGATTATGAGGCTGAACGGGAGTTGGatgattttgttaaatttattaatgTGAAATGTGGCACTAGCCGTGATGCGAATGGTCAACTTACTTTCCAG TCCGTAGTTGTATATGATAGTTACTATCTTGTCTAA
- the LOC121990292 gene encoding brassinosteroid-responsive RING protein 1-like, giving the protein MGFPVGYTDLLLLPRSLLRVVLLLGHLRRLLLRAFDAVGLGDLLDVDDIPFLETNTAALIRQFQPSAERIQEALPAVRYGELGEFEEEGGGGSGCVVCLCEFEAEAEVRRLKSCRHVFHRVCLDRWLEHGPQTCPLCRALLLPEEAMVEEQMWIDAGLWELYLEDLAPLQIASAAPPSLRLLRPVPDL; this is encoded by the coding sequence ATGGGATTTCCGGTCGGATACACCGACCTGCTTCTTCTGCCGAGATCTCTCCTCCGCGTGGTCCTACTTCTTGGCCACCTACGGCGGCTCCTCCTCCGCGCCTTCGACGCCGTCGGCCTCGGCGACCTCCTTGACGTCGACGATATCCCCTTCCTCGAAACCAATACGGCCGCCCTGATCCGCCAATTCCAGCCGTCGGCGGAGAGGATCCAGGAGGCCCTCCCGGCTGTGCGGTACGGCGAGCTGGGGGAGTTCGAGGAGGAAGGTGGAGGAGGGAGCGGCTGCGTGGTGTGTCTGTGCGAGTTCGAGGCGGAGGCGGAAGTCCGGCGGCTGAAAAGCTGTCGCCATGTGTTCCATCGCGTGTGCCTTGACCGGTGGCTGGAGCACGGACCGCAGACGTGCCCGCTCTGTCGGGCTCTGCTGCTTCCGGAGGAGGCGATGGTGGAGGAGCAAATGTGGATCGACGCCGGGCTGTGGGAACTTTACCTCGAAGACCTCGCTCCTCTCCAGATTGCTTCGGCAGCGCCGCCGAGTCTGAGGCTTCTCCGGCCAGTTCCTGACCTGTAA